From Streptomyces sp. NBC_01754, a single genomic window includes:
- a CDS encoding lysophospholipid acyltransferase family protein yields MADAKVLPFDDDRSRSGAGRRRVAQPGGGRPAPPAAGAAPVSALPGGQAPGRRDAGAEAPQEPPEGSGSGTWERRVAGGLAFLRRRVTGEYDVDEFGYDEELTGQVIMSLLRPLKEKYFRVEVKGVENIPSDGGALVVANHSGTLPLDGLMLQVAVHDHHPAERHLRLLAADLVFMLPVVNELARKAGHTLACAEDAGRLLERGEVVGVMPEGFKGLGKPFGDRYKLQRFGRGGFVSTALRAGVPIVPCSIVGAEEIYPMLGDSRTLARILGVPYFPITPTFPWLGPLGAVPLPTKWTIQFGEPIPTDGYPPEAAEDPMLMFNLTDQVREQIQHTLYKLLMQRRSVFF; encoded by the coding sequence ATGGCCGACGCCAAGGTCCTTCCGTTCGACGACGACCGTTCGCGTTCCGGCGCGGGACGGCGCCGGGTGGCGCAGCCGGGCGGTGGCCGGCCGGCACCGCCGGCCGCCGGTGCGGCGCCCGTGAGCGCCCTGCCGGGCGGCCAGGCGCCCGGCCGCCGGGACGCGGGTGCCGAGGCCCCCCAGGAGCCGCCGGAGGGCTCCGGGAGCGGCACCTGGGAGCGGCGCGTCGCGGGCGGGCTGGCGTTCCTGCGGCGGCGCGTCACGGGTGAGTACGACGTCGACGAGTTCGGCTACGACGAGGAGTTGACCGGCCAGGTCATCATGTCGCTGCTGCGCCCGCTCAAGGAGAAGTACTTCCGGGTCGAGGTGAAGGGCGTCGAGAACATTCCGTCCGACGGCGGGGCGCTCGTCGTCGCCAACCACTCGGGGACGCTGCCGCTGGACGGGCTGATGCTCCAGGTCGCGGTCCACGACCACCATCCGGCCGAGCGGCATCTGCGGCTGCTCGCCGCGGACCTGGTCTTCATGCTGCCGGTGGTCAACGAGCTGGCCAGGAAGGCCGGTCACACCCTCGCGTGCGCCGAGGACGCGGGGCGGCTGCTGGAGCGGGGCGAGGTCGTCGGGGTGATGCCGGAGGGTTTCAAGGGCCTCGGCAAGCCCTTCGGGGACCGGTACAAGCTCCAGCGTTTCGGGCGGGGCGGGTTCGTGTCGACGGCGCTGCGGGCCGGGGTTCCGATCGTGCCGTGCTCGATCGTGGGGGCCGAGGAGATCTACCCGATGCTCGGCGACTCCCGGACGCTGGCCAGGATCCTCGGGGTGCCGTACTTCCCGATCACCCCGACGTTCCCGTGGCTGGGGCCGCTGGGGGCGGTGCCGTTGCCGACGAAGTGGACGATCCAGTTCGGGGAGCCGATTCCCACCGACGGGTATCCGCCGGAGGCCGCGGAGGACCCGATGCTGATGTTCAACCTGACCGATCAGGTCCGGGAGCAGATCCAGCACACGCTGTACAAACTGCTGATGCAGCGGCGGTCGGTCTTCTTCTGA
- a CDS encoding NAD-dependent epimerase/dehydratase family protein, with product MGKIVLVTGAARKLAGRFVRHVQRDAGVDRVIAVDAAEPPHPLGDAVFVRADIRQPAIARVLAEHSVDTVVHLDVSGKALGAGGRTAVKETNVIGTMQLLGACQKSPTVQRFVVKSSTSVYGSAPRDPAVFTETTSPKSLPGGGFAKDSVEVEGYVRGFARRRPDVAVCVLRFANILGPEPDSPLADYLALPVLPTVLGYDPRLQFVHEDDVVDVLGIAAREPRRGTLNSGTFNIAGDGVLLLSQCSRRLGRPTVPLLLPAVTWVGSALRAVGMTDFSAEQIRLLTHGRVVSTVQMRETLGFRPAYTTAETFAEFARSRGPGLLPPERMGRAVGRLAELPLAGGAAPGGSVATRPTHGAR from the coding sequence TTGGGGAAGATCGTGCTCGTCACAGGTGCCGCCCGGAAACTGGCCGGCCGCTTCGTGCGGCACGTCCAGCGGGACGCCGGGGTGGACCGGGTGATCGCCGTCGACGCAGCCGAGCCCCCGCACCCGCTCGGCGACGCCGTGTTCGTGCGGGCGGACATCCGGCAGCCCGCGATCGCACGCGTCCTGGCGGAGCACTCCGTCGACACCGTGGTGCATCTGGACGTCTCCGGCAAGGCGCTCGGCGCGGGCGGCCGCACGGCGGTCAAGGAGACGAACGTCATCGGCACCATGCAGCTGCTCGGTGCCTGCCAGAAGTCCCCGACCGTCCAGCGCTTCGTGGTCAAGTCCAGTACGAGCGTGTACGGCTCCGCGCCCCGCGACCCGGCGGTCTTCACCGAGACGACTTCGCCCAAGTCCCTGCCCGGCGGCGGCTTCGCCAAGGACAGCGTGGAGGTCGAGGGGTACGTACGCGGCTTCGCGCGCCGCAGGCCGGACGTGGCCGTCTGCGTGCTGCGCTTCGCGAACATCCTGGGTCCCGAGCCGGACTCGCCGCTCGCCGACTACCTGGCGCTGCCCGTCCTGCCCACGGTCCTCGGCTACGACCCCCGGCTCCAGTTCGTCCACGAGGACGACGTCGTCGACGTCCTGGGGATCGCCGCCCGTGAGCCCCGGCGCGGAACGCTGAACAGCGGCACCTTCAACATCGCGGGCGACGGGGTGCTCCTGCTGTCGCAGTGCTCGCGGCGGCTGGGCAGGCCGACGGTGCCGCTGCTGCTCCCCGCGGTCACCTGGGTCGGCTCGGCTCTCCGCGCGGTCGGGATGACGGACTTCTCGGCGGAGCAGATCCGGCTGCTCACCCACGGCAGGGTGGTCTCGACCGTGCAGATGCGCGAGACACTGGGATTCCGCCCGGCCTACACCACGGCCGAGACCTTCGCGGAGTTCGCCCGGAGCCGGGGGCCGGGGCTGCTGCCGCCCGAGCGGATGGGCAGGGCCGTCGGCCGGCTGGCGGAGCTGCCGCTCGCCGGCGGGGCCGCCCCGGGTGGCAGCGTTGCGACACGACCGACTCACGGTGCCAGGTAG
- a CDS encoding 30S ribosomal protein bS22, protein MGSVIKKRRKRMAKKKHRKLLKRTRVQRRNKK, encoded by the coding sequence GTGGGCTCTGTTATCAAGAAGCGGCGTAAGCGTATGGCCAAGAAGAAGCATCGCAAGCTGCTCAAGCGCACGCGCGTCCAGCGTCGCAACAAGAAGTAG
- a CDS encoding helix-turn-helix domain-containing protein, translating into MAAGSERPLNEVKFLTVAEVASVMRVSKMTVYRLVHSGHLPAIRVGRSFRVPEQAVHEYLRDSFVGVESA; encoded by the coding sequence ATGGCTGCTGGCAGCGAGAGGCCTCTGAACGAGGTCAAGTTTCTGACCGTGGCGGAAGTCGCCTCGGTCATGAGGGTGTCCAAGATGACCGTGTACCGCTTGGTGCACAGCGGTCATCTGCCGGCGATCAGGGTGGGAAGGTCCTTCCGGGTCCCGGAGCAAGCAGTTCACGAGTATCTCCGCGACTCCTTCGTGGGGGTGGAGTCGGCCTGA
- a CDS encoding phosphatase yields MLSTGALRAHLLASRLAGPVATPREVNLRSYRLFAARDPRVLLGLGPERAWNEGDLLRLMADRCGVSDDPGRVSGPDAIDPERTLAALDAFADRLAEAAARRSPVLIGTGHPHRLLDFYAGLANALSAAGCAVLTPAKGRSVDMATRFGVRPYTLDYVEGVALMRETGVRAPGSATGAHTHSPLPVRVVLEEAVKGGGVLPELVVGDHGWVCGAGQLGIEAIGLADTNDPALFVGEAEGRVAVVVPLDDGLPSECYRPLARYVLNRACLSR; encoded by the coding sequence GTGTTGAGCACCGGAGCGCTGCGCGCTCACCTGCTGGCGTCCCGGCTGGCCGGGCCCGTGGCGACTCCCCGGGAGGTCAATCTGCGGAGTTACCGCCTCTTCGCGGCCAGGGACCCCCGCGTGCTGCTGGGCCTCGGTCCCGAACGGGCCTGGAACGAGGGCGACCTGCTGCGGCTGATGGCCGACCGGTGCGGTGTCTCGGACGACCCCGGCCGGGTGTCGGGCCCCGACGCGATCGATCCGGAGCGGACCCTGGCCGCGCTCGACGCGTTCGCGGACCGACTCGCGGAGGCGGCGGCGCGGCGCTCCCCGGTACTGATCGGGACGGGTCATCCGCACCGGCTGCTCGACTTCTACGCCGGGCTGGCGAACGCGCTGTCGGCGGCCGGATGCGCGGTGCTCACCCCCGCGAAGGGCCGGAGTGTCGACATGGCGACGCGGTTCGGCGTACGTCCGTACACCCTTGATTACGTAGAAGGTGTCGCGCTGATGCGCGAAACGGGCGTGCGGGCACCGGGGAGTGCCACCGGCGCGCACACGCATTCGCCGTTGCCGGTCCGGGTCGTGCTGGAGGAGGCGGTGAAGGGTGGCGGGGTGCTGCCGGAGCTGGTCGTCGGGGACCACGGATGGGTCTGCGGGGCAGGTCAGCTGGGTATCGAGGCCATCGGCCTGGCGGACACGAACGACCCCGCGCTGTTCGTCGGCGAGGCCGAGGGGCGGGTGGCCGTCGTCGTCCCGCTCGACGACGGGCTGCCGTCCGAGTGCTACCGCCCACTGGCTCGCTATGTACTCAATCGGGCGTGTCTGTCACGGTAG
- a CDS encoding acetoin utilization protein AcuC, whose product MSGRARLMWDDAVTGYDFGDGHPMDPVRLALTMGLVRAYGLDTAVDVRSADAAGESTLRLVHREDYVDAVKAASADPEAADQAYGLGTPDDPAFAGMHEVSALIAGLSVAAAEAVWRDETDHAVNFTGGLHHAMPGAAAGFCVYNDPALAIARLLELGAERVAYVDMDVHHGDGVQAAFWEDPRVLTVSLHEHPRTLFPQTGWPEETGSGAGEGGAVNVALPAGTGDAGWLRAFHAVVPELLADFRPQVLVTQHGADTHFEDPLAHLAVSLDAQREVMTACHELAHAHAEGGRWVALGGGGYAVVDVVPRSWTHLVGIAAHAPVDPESVIPSSWRDEVYARTRQLGPGRMTDGRTAPGWRSWEEGYDPADRLDQAVRATRRAAFPLRGLLP is encoded by the coding sequence ATGAGCGGGCGCGCGCGGCTGATGTGGGATGACGCGGTAACGGGATACGACTTCGGGGACGGCCACCCCATGGACCCGGTCCGGCTGGCCCTGACGATGGGGCTGGTGCGGGCGTACGGGCTGGACACGGCGGTGGACGTGCGGTCGGCCGACGCGGCGGGGGAGTCCACCCTGCGGCTGGTGCACCGTGAGGACTATGTGGACGCGGTGAAGGCCGCGTCCGCCGATCCGGAGGCGGCCGACCAGGCGTACGGGCTCGGGACACCGGACGATCCCGCGTTCGCCGGAATGCACGAGGTGTCCGCGCTCATCGCCGGGCTCTCGGTGGCGGCGGCGGAGGCGGTGTGGCGGGACGAGACCGATCACGCCGTGAACTTCACCGGCGGCCTGCACCACGCGATGCCCGGGGCGGCCGCGGGTTTCTGCGTCTACAACGATCCGGCGCTCGCCATCGCGCGGCTGCTGGAACTGGGCGCGGAGCGCGTCGCGTACGTCGATATGGACGTCCACCACGGGGACGGCGTGCAGGCGGCGTTCTGGGAGGACCCCCGGGTACTGACCGTGTCGCTGCACGAGCACCCGCGCACCCTCTTCCCGCAGACGGGCTGGCCGGAGGAGACCGGTTCGGGGGCCGGCGAGGGCGGCGCGGTCAATGTGGCGCTGCCGGCCGGTACGGGGGACGCGGGGTGGCTGCGGGCCTTCCACGCGGTGGTGCCGGAGCTGCTGGCGGACTTCCGTCCGCAGGTGCTGGTGACCCAGCACGGGGCCGACACCCACTTCGAGGACCCGCTGGCCCATCTCGCGGTGTCGCTGGACGCCCAGCGGGAGGTCATGACGGCCTGTCACGAGCTGGCCCACGCCCACGCGGAGGGCGGGCGCTGGGTGGCGCTCGGCGGCGGTGGATACGCGGTGGTGGACGTCGTACCGCGGTCCTGGACCCACCTCGTGGGCATCGCCGCGCACGCCCCCGTGGACCCGGAGTCGGTGATCCCGTCGTCGTGGCGGGACGAGGTCTACGCCCGTACACGGCAGTTGGGGCCGGGCCGGATGACGGACGGGCGGACGGCACCCGGGTGGCGGTCGTGGGAGGAGGGGTACGACCCGGCGGACCGGCTGGACCAGGCGGTGCGGGCGACCCGGCGCGCGGCGTTCCCGCTGCGGGGCCTGCTGCCGTGA
- a CDS encoding MFS transporter produces the protein MTTARLRYGRVSLAFGFLVQGVTFALLVTRIPAIQGRYGISDGLLPVFLAAVPVLAGAASVATEKVVARVRPGVVLRWAQPVVMLALLGVGAGDELWQAAVALGVFGLAVGALDASMNMMGVSLQRAYGRSIMLGFHAAYSLGGIAGASMAWAGAHWNLSLLVSYLPAVAVLLPAVFVGSRWYTEGTLPRDPAAGAGAAGAETVRGAEPGKGPSVSFRLLLPLCLVMSFAYIGDSTVSNWSAKYLQDVLGGSEQLATVPYNVYMVTTLLGRAVGDLGVRRFGAVAVVRAGSVLAAVGFAVVATAPGAWWGMLGFTLLGLGLCVIVPQTFAAAGRMFPGASDVAVARLNVFNYVGFLVGSPLVGVLGDAWSYRGAMLVPMVLVLATLVYARSFGTESSRYGGGHERARAADVG, from the coding sequence ATGACAACTGCGCGGCTGCGGTACGGCAGGGTTTCCCTGGCCTTCGGCTTCCTGGTGCAAGGGGTGACGTTCGCCCTGCTCGTGACGCGAATACCCGCCATCCAGGGCCGGTACGGGATATCCGACGGGCTGCTGCCCGTCTTCCTGGCCGCCGTGCCCGTGCTGGCGGGGGCGGCCAGTGTGGCCACCGAGAAGGTGGTCGCCCGGGTGCGTCCGGGGGTCGTACTGCGGTGGGCTCAGCCCGTCGTCATGCTGGCCCTGCTCGGTGTGGGCGCCGGCGACGAACTGTGGCAGGCCGCCGTCGCGCTCGGTGTCTTCGGGCTGGCCGTCGGGGCGCTGGACGCCTCCATGAACATGATGGGCGTCAGCCTGCAACGGGCGTACGGACGCAGCATCATGCTCGGTTTCCACGCCGCGTACAGCCTCGGTGGTATCGCCGGTGCGTCGATGGCCTGGGCGGGCGCCCACTGGAACCTGTCGCTTTTGGTGTCCTACCTGCCCGCGGTGGCCGTCCTGCTGCCCGCGGTGTTCGTCGGGAGCCGGTGGTACACGGAGGGGACTCTGCCCCGGGACCCCGCCGCCGGTGCCGGAGCGGCCGGTGCGGAGACCGTGCGGGGCGCGGAACCCGGCAAGGGGCCATCGGTGTCCTTCCGGCTGCTGCTGCCGCTGTGTCTGGTGATGTCGTTCGCGTACATCGGGGACTCCACCGTCTCCAACTGGAGTGCGAAGTACCTCCAGGACGTGCTGGGCGGGTCGGAGCAGTTGGCGACCGTCCCGTACAACGTCTACATGGTGACCACGCTCCTGGGGCGGGCCGTGGGGGACCTGGGGGTGCGGCGCTTCGGGGCGGTGGCCGTGGTGCGGGCCGGGAGCGTGCTGGCGGCCGTGGGGTTCGCGGTGGTGGCGACGGCGCCCGGGGCGTGGTGGGGGATGCTCGGGTTCACCCTGCTGGGTCTGGGGCTCTGTGTGATCGTGCCGCAGACCTTCGCCGCGGCCGGCCGGATGTTCCCCGGGGCGAGTGATGTGGCGGTCGCCCGGCTGAACGTCTTCAACTACGTCGGGTTCCTCGTCGGGTCTCCGCTCGTGGGGGTGCTCGGGGACGCCTGGAGCTACCGGGGCGCGATGCTGGTCCCGATGGTGCTGGTTCTCGCGACGCTTGTGTACGCCAGATCGTTCGGGACGGAGTCCTCCCGATACGGTGGCGGGCATGAGCGGGCGCGCGCGGCTGATGTGGGATGA
- a CDS encoding HAD family hydrolase has product MRYELVIFDNDGVLVDSEPISNTVLAGYLTELGHATSYEDSLRDYMGAAVHRVHDLIEERTGRKLPADFDEQLLNRTVAAFQQEELVAVDGVDELLGKLVADGVAYCVASSGSHQKIATGHRRTGLDQWFEDEWIFSSEDVGRGKPAPDLFLHAAERMGVSPERCVVIEDSSLGVEAARAAGMDVYGFTSMMPADRLVGVTGHFSDMAQLPELLA; this is encoded by the coding sequence ATGCGCTACGAACTGGTCATCTTCGACAACGACGGTGTGCTCGTCGACAGCGAGCCGATCTCCAACACCGTCCTCGCCGGCTATCTCACCGAGCTCGGCCACGCCACCTCGTACGAGGACTCCCTCCGTGACTACATGGGGGCAGCCGTCCATCGCGTGCACGACCTGATCGAGGAGCGGACGGGCCGGAAGCTGCCCGCCGACTTCGACGAACAACTGCTCAACCGCACCGTCGCCGCGTTCCAGCAGGAAGAACTCGTCGCCGTCGACGGGGTCGACGAGCTGCTGGGCAAGCTCGTCGCCGACGGTGTGGCCTACTGTGTCGCCTCGTCGGGGAGCCACCAGAAGATCGCGACCGGACACCGGCGGACCGGGCTCGACCAGTGGTTCGAGGACGAGTGGATCTTCAGCTCGGAGGACGTCGGGCGGGGGAAACCCGCCCCGGACCTGTTCCTCCACGCCGCCGAGCGGATGGGCGTCAGCCCCGAGCGGTGCGTCGTGATCGAGGACAGTTCGCTCGGGGTCGAGGCGGCCCGCGCTGCGGGGATGGACGTGTACGGCTTCACCTCGATGATGCCGGCGGACCGGCTCGTCGGCGTCACCGGGCACTTCTCGGACATGGCCCAGCTCCCGGAACTGCTCGCCTGA